DNA from Daucus carota subsp. sativus chromosome 1, DH1 v3.0, whole genome shotgun sequence:
gaagaatattacaaattatttacaagCACTGCATAAATGATattaaatacaaaaactttACCTGCATAGCATGCATTATTAGTCCATCTtttttggagcattttcttcattatttgctgcaacaaatGTCATATATATGTAAAGATGATATGTCTATAATAACTcctgaatataaaatttgaaatgtagATTGTGGGATAATACATTTGATGATATCGAAACACACAAATTTGAATATCTTGTGacattttatatttgttagctCATctctattaaattatatataaacttaaaattaaatatcactTTCAAACACATACACAAATATGAATGTAAATTTCAATTTACCTGTACACAAATttgatttgataaaaataaaaagtagaactatgttttttatgatcaaatgaattgaattacaataaatataattgtAGTAAGATTTTATGTGTTTCGAAAATTGTGTTTATGATATTGAgtaataaaacaataaatattttatcaaaatttgggTTAATGTCGGGTCTGAGTTAAAAGACCAAGAACGAAATAGGGAGTGGGAAAATAAAAGCAATTCAAACTCCAAAGAGACAAGGGTTTTGGGTAGAGGTGGCAATATTGGACCCACCACAAATTCAGGTTggagtttttcgggttcgggtcgaagTCGGGTTGgcccaaaatcaacaaaaaaaaaagtcattttcgggttgaattcgggttacccgaaaattaatatataatataaatatcatatatatttatttaaaaaatacatatactatattatttttgtaatattattacttaaatttaataaaaatttatttaatttatttgaattgaaatgatatttatttattattttaaaaaaatatttattaataaattttatcttTCGGTTCGGGTTACCTGCAGGTAGTGCGCGTCGGGTTCGGGTTAGGTATTCTAACCCATTAAAatttcgggtcgggtaaaaTTTTTGACCCGCGACTGTCAACCTGACCCGAAACCTGAAATTGCGATCTCTAGTTTTGGGTTGCAAGATCAATAATTTGGGCTCgaatagggttaaaaatggggcgggttcggggcggggacttcatttcccaACCCCGCCCCATATAATTTTTTCCtgccccatccccgccccattccccgtggggatttatttttaatccccatccccAACCCACCGGGgacttaatataatttcgccccgccccgccccgcttctataatattacactttaaataattattttaaaattaagtaattttttcttcagaatttaataataatatacaaaacaTGTATATTCAaagcaaaaaactaattataatagaattcaaagagacatgttatacattgtaaaattatagttttgtgtattaaaaataataatattaaatataacaaatatattatattaaatctaataaatatattatattgaatataattatttatttatattaaatatatgcggggcggggcggggaatccccacagggattcaacaaataccatacttgccccatattttggcggggcagaaaatcattccccgtcactgccccattccccatattaaCGGGGCGGATCTGCCCCATTCGAGGCGGGTTCCCCGttttccccaccccatttttaaccctaggcTCAAAGTCAAGGCCAAGTAAAGTAGATTGATACCAAAAAGAAGAGCTATTAAATCTATTATATTCGAACTCATTGGAATATTGGGGAAGTCCTAAATACAACAAATTGGGAAATGTTTCcccaaataaatataataaattgcaaATGGAACAAACATTatcgtaaatattttttttttgattctaTTACCTCGTTTAGCGCGATTCGAATAAGTTTGCGAGACTTGCAACTGACTGGATGATCCAGATCTGCAAATTTCTCCAAAAATCCAGAAAACTCAAATAAAAACTTGAAGAAGAAGTCACAAAGCATAGATCGAGAATATCAAGATTAATTCTCAGATTTTTAAGAATGAGATGGTTTAACCAAAAAAACATAAGTGTTGTTGCATACCAGAAATTTTTGAAGGGCGGAACCTTAAAAAGAGCTTTTGAAAAGAATAGACTATAAAGAATACACAAAATAACTTTGTTATGTGTGAGATGTGACAAATGAGCTTACATcgcacatataatataatgaaatattctGGTTGAAAAAGCGGTCAAAAAAATGCCACTTATAGACTGTAAAAAGGCCGAAGCCCATATGCTTACAAGTCTTTAGACCTAATTTAAATGAGAAGCCCattataatcaaattataaacGAGTTTCGAGAGAATTCTAAAGAATTCGAGAGAATtcttaataaataacaaaaaatacatGACAGATCAAATGGCCCAATTATAAAGAGAATTTTGATTAATGATGGATAATCCTGTTGTATTAGACGTCAGACATTAACTATAAAGTTCATAGTCGTAAGATATGCACTTAATCATGTCAATCATCTTATTTAATATCGAGCAAAATACAGTCCAAgaatttcaatcaaaaatattGTATATGAAGCCTCCAAAGTATTGAAATAAATTCATTTTGAAGAGGGATCGCGTCGAACATTAACTATAAAGTCTATAGTTGTAAGATATGCTCTTAACCATGTCAATCATCTTATTTAACATTAAGCAAAATATTGAATATTAAGCCTCCAAAATATTGAAATAGATACATGTTGATATGTATAGAAAGTTTGTGTATCATTTTACGTAAATTGATGTCTGTTTGTTTCGGGAAAataacttgtaaaatatctCCATAAGTGTACGAGAAATTCTCTGCGACCTTTGTGAAGaactttttctgaaaaaaaggTTTCTAAGACAAAATTTTATCACAAAACCAATTTAGTGAAAATCTTCTCAGGGAAAAGAATCTCTTTTTCgaaataaatttatcaaaaaaatttctcGAAAAATATTTCCATTATACTTtctttcaagaaaaaaaattataaacagttgattttcaaaaatattttccctTCAAGAGGAGAAGTCATTTTCTTGAAATTCATCACttttcaaaacaaattttgCACTCTtcgaaaatatttttattttcaaaaacccAAGCAAACACACATGTTAATGCGGAAAGTATCAAAAAAATACAGTGAAATCCGGAAAGTACTTTTCCAGAAAGTCACAGACACATCTTCATTTGGCTACAAGTTAGATTGTTGATTTAAGtaatgtttaatatttaattaaaagttcAGTTTTTAACAGTCTTTTTACAAGAGTTCTAATTTAACCAGACCTTATACACACATAGCCTCTTCAAGTTTGACCAAAATAAGCCAGTCCCCCATACTAAAACATATAGTTTCAACATTTTAGTATCAGAGGAAATAAAACTGCAAATTTGTAACTTTATTTGCTTAAAAATGTTACAAGAAAATACAACATAAGCATTCAACACCGAGAAGCACTCAAAACTCCTGTAATTTCAATTTATCGAAATGGCATGGCAGATGATCACTATAAATTTCCCTGCGATAGTTCACATTAGATGTCTAGTGCATGCCATAGTTGGACAAAGCGGATTGAAACAATGTGGAGAAGGCTTGGGATGAGCTCTCATCATCCGCTTTTATTTTCAAATGCGCTTTAGATGTAGATGAGTTGATTATACATTCTACCAAGAATATTGTTGAATCCTCTGATTTTTGAGCgaagaaaaagaatttgaagCTTGGAGATTGACCACCTGAAGCTATGCACTGAATGAAATGGCCCTGCATGTGACGCAGAAGTGATTGTGGATTTGTCAATGCCGCCACTCCTTGGGGACTTATGGAGGCATCCTGGAAAAAAACAAGTCTTGTTTAGGTTTTATGAATGATGTGACAAAGAGAATTTCTTATTTGTTTGAACCTACCCCCCACAACTCCCTCCCCTAAGCAAAACGGGTGGGAAGGAGAAGGGGAGACGAAGGTCaaaacactaaaaaaataatgttttactACAAATATGGAATCAAAACAACACAGGTGTGGAGAACATAATGTCGTGTTTGAAATATAAGACAAAATAACTAGAGAAAAGAAAAGGGACAATGAAATTCTCCGGACTTTTGGTCCACTTACAGAAATACCAGAAGCTTGTCTATACTTTGTTTAGGATGCAGCCGTTAAGTCATTAGATTAACTGGAACTTAGGCACTACAATTATATCAGATTGACACGAGGAAAAAAAAGTGAGTTGGCTTCCGACCTTGTTTTCATAATCTAAGCTTTTGCAGGGTTGTCTATCTTAATCTCAGTTTGGAGGACTGGGATAGACTACTTTCACTATTGTATTGTGGGGTTGTGTTTTAGGTTTGATTGTTTTTCTTTACTTTGTTAGAATGATGACTTGGCAACTTGATAAGAAAAACTACAATCCTCATAACTTCTCAATAGTAACCTACGAAATTACAGTGTATTCTTTTCCCAAAATTAAAGGAAAAGGAAATTTTAGTGATTCACAAGACTGCAAGAAGCTAGAAGAGAAACAATAGAAGGGAATCTTGGGATGCCCATAGGGATAGGGAAGTTTGGCATGGTACGTAATAATCGCAAACACACTATTGAAAATATAGAAGTAGTTTGACAAGAAACCTGTGATACAGATACCGGAAGTTGGCGCCATTTCTGCTGAAAAGTGTTCGGATCAAGCACGGCTTTAGCATTGAGCTTCAACACAGGGGGAGGAGGAGTTGGTGGAGTAGATGCAACTGACATTCCTAGACCAAGAAGATCATCAATGGCCAAGCTACTGTGTGGAGGATGTGATGGCAGCGGGGCATCCAAGGACAGAAGATCTGACTGAACCTGTGGAGCAGTCAAGGATAGGGAACCATCATAAGCAGGAGCATTGTATGCAGAACCGTTGTTACTGAGACCCTTGTTGTCTTCCTTTTCTGAAGTACTTAAGAGCAGATCCTTATCATTGGCGTCAACAATCTGTGATGAAACTATAGTTTCTGGAGCTTCAACTCCAATAGACAAATTCCCAAGTTCTTCTGAAAATGCAAATGGTCCTCGGTATTCCTTATCAGTAAACATGTAGGTCGGCTGAAAAATATAGAGTGTCAGCAAAGTTACAATACAAATGAAAGAAGATATACAGATGAAAGAATCTACATACCTTCTGGTATACAACTGATAGACTATTGAATTCATCAAATATGCGGTCCTTTATCTCACTACTATGAATGTCAGCAAAGACTGAAACGGCTTGCTTTTGAGGATTGACAACTCCTTCGGCTACAGATACATCATATTGCAGAAGACGATAATAGAATAGTGCTCTATCATGAACATCCTGCAACCAAATGTGATCAGCTCATTGACTAGTCTCAAACACCTCATAGAATGCATGAAGCTATTTAAGCTTACAGAAAAATTCATACCTGATGGAAGTCCGCAATACCAGCTGCCAATGCAGCTCCAAGGGCCTGCTGAGTTTCTGGAGGTCTTCTGAAGAAACATTTCATTACTGATGTAAGCAGATGCAAACGCACCTGTGTTGCAATAATCCAAATTAGTACACCAGTATTGATGAACCAAATGGACAACAATTTATATCTATTAAATAAGTCCAATGTTCATGGTATCAGGAAAGTAAACTTGTAGACTTGTTTATTTCATTGTTTTGGAGTATAAAAGATGTATTTGTGaacaaacaattattattaCAGAAAATTTAAAGTCGCAGTTCCTTCACCATTTAGatactgataataataataatgatataatttaaGAATGACCTAAGATAAAGATAAAAACTATTGGCCACCATCTACTTGAGCAACAAAATAAAGGATGCATGTGCAACAAATAAAGGTACAGACTAATTTAGAGGCAAGACAATTACACGTTAAAGGTAAACTGCATCAACAGAATGGCAATTAGAACAAATTCATAACTTATAAGATGAAAGCAAAGACCTTAACTGTTCTTCTTCTCTAGATTtggttgtgtgtgtgtgtcacaGGAGATGCACTTGCAACTCTTAAAAggtataaatcataattttaagatGAGAAACATGAATTGCATGGTTACCTCTGCAGAGTACTCATCCTCCCAGTTTTCAATTAGACTTTCCAAAACATATGGAGCATCTTGCATGTCCTGAGCATACTCCCCCAACATCCATATAAGAGCTGCCTTGGCTTTTGGTTCctgaatatttttactgctaATGTTTCCAACCACTGCAATGCAATCATGACTCCATTGTGGATATTTTCTTAGAAGATCTTTTACAAGAACCTGTTAGAAGAGATTTAAGATCAATTAGATTCATTCATAGCAATGCTTAAGTAGATAGGATGAGTTTTAAGATCCAAAGAACTAATTGAAGTTACCAGAGTTTCAGCAGTCACATGGTCCTTTTCCATCTCTAGAAACTGAAGTAGCCGGTCAACAATTGCATTAACATCATACTGTTGGAGGGCTATTTTCCCAACTGCCCGAATTGACTCCCTAGCCATAGGAATATCAACATTTGCAGCATATTCGCATAGTTCGGTCACTGAAATGAATTCAGCAATAACCTAAATCAGTTGTGTTTAAGCCAGAGACATAGAATTTTCAAACCAGAAGTTGGAGCTATCTTGATTCACAAAAGTGACAGGAAAAGCTTTGACAGCCATTATTACCTATTTCATAAGTATTGCTCTCATTCGCCACGGCAGTCAACATCTCAAGCTTCAATTTCTTTACATAAAATGGTTCATTATACTGGCAATAGAAGTGTTTGTAATCTGTAGAAAATAGCATAGGTGCACGCATGACCAGTAGATGCAAGTGGCTTAACACTGCAAAGGACTGCTCCGGACTTCCTGAGCTGACCTGAGTGAGCAAGGGAGCTTTGATACGCTCGTAGACCTGGTATAAGTAACTTCCATATCAGTTGTTCAAGAAGAGAGAATTAACAACACTGCACATAGTAATAGGACTGGAGTTGTGAGAGGAGCTAAATCATATTTTACCATCTGCAGACCAAATCTACGCCAACATGTGACCACTCAGATCTCAATTGTTGTATACCTtcaaattattcatttttatctgaTTTCAAGTCTTCTATAAAGGAATTTGTATTATGTTTGCACTATTAAAATGTACAATTTACTGCTGCTTCTTGCTCCTACATTACCAAATTCGTCTTAAGTAGATAACAAGAAAACCACCAACATCATAACAACAATAACGAAACAAATTCTTATGCTGCAGGTATCTTTAATGTTATAGGGTAGTAGATTGATCATGTCAAGTAAATGTTTTTTGCGTAGCTACTGCCTCTGTTTGAATGTCATTTCAACTGTTAGAGAGTCCTCTGCGCACagaagcatgagtgcgggtgtGGGAGTGCGATGTACAGGATACGGGAATCTGGCAAATCTAAAAATACAGGGATTCGGAttggggtgggggggggggggggggggattcagctaatattaatattaatacattaaaaatatatattatgcatgtatttaagtcacatttatatttaaaccaaacaatcaaataaataagttcaTTATCCTTAACAATTTTAATTATAGTTATTTGATAACACAATTATTGCATTATAAAGTAGTTAAGTGATGAAGTATTCAATTaattacacaattaattattaagAAGAATTCCCGATCAGTCAAGAATCCCCACGAATCAAGAGCGTGGCGCAGCGGATTAGTGAAGAATCCATGGGCGTTTTAATTtccttattaataaatttatatacctAAATATCTTAAAAAGACTGTCTAAACAAGTGAGAAAAATTGCTGGTGATTCCATGGCTCCATCATATAATAAGACCCCATCACGACTCTTCTACATGAGACTCTTACAGGAAGTTCAAGAGAAATTACAAGAATATACTTATAAGAAATTCCTTTGCTATTGTCATGCTTTCTTAATTTCCAAACCTTCAATTTTGTCAAACAAGAAGTTTTTTCACATCTACAAAAACAACTAAGCCAGAAAGATAATAATATGTACCTGCTGATGTACATCAGTCATAGACAAAGTCAACTGTAGAAATAACTTAATAGTTGCTAACACAACAGCTCCATTTGCATGTTGAAGTCTATCTTCAAGTAGATTCATGATGTCAAAAATTTCACTGCTATCTGGAGGTACATACTTAGACACcaattcaagaacaatacattGTGACCATTCACTAAACTCTTTGATCCTGCATATTATCATAAAATACATCGATATTAGAGACAGATGTTAAAATAAAGCTCCTTTTGAATGATTACAACATAAGATGTTTTCAATTGTATTCTTTCATATTGTTATGTGCGTTGAGAGTCGACACTTGAGAAAGAGAGAGTAAAAAGGTTGCATCATTTAAATCTGACATTTAAATTAAAGAAGATGAGCATGGAAACCagaataaaaaaatcacattttaATGCTCTCTGAGAGTCAACACTCGAGAAAGAGAGTACAGAGGTGTGCAAAAGCAGATGAGCATGGTAGccagaattaaaatattaaagtacTCAAAATGTAATGATAACATAGAGGAAAGCTTACTTATTTAAAAGGTAATATATAATTGGCTTGCTAAGCAATGCTTCTCTTTCCCGTGATGCTTCTTCAGAAGTATTTGCCTCCAAGCTCCAAATCTCTTGTAGTGATGATAAACAGTTGGCAACTACCTAAAACATATTGACAAGCATCATCATTAGACATTGTCCCAAAAATATATCGACAATATGACAATTTGAAATAGTAAACCAGTATAGCAAGTCAGCAAAAGTATGTCAACAAAtgaaattaaagaaatataatttacatTGGATGTTCAcagaaaataaaacattttaggCAGTTCACGTAGTTCCTTAGTTGATGCAAGTAATTGACTTGATTAAGATTTGATAGACTCAACTTTGTGGTGTTTTAACATTAGTATGATACTTACACACAGAAGAGTATATAGTATAAGCATGAGCCCTTCCACCCAAGTTGAGACAATTTTAAAGTGCATTGTTTTATTGCTATTAAAACAAGACTGGTTTGCACTTTGAATCTTTCTGGTTTAACGTTATTGCACTTCTCGCAATTTACAGTTTGAATTACATACAGAGTTTAAAAACTCAAACAGaattttagtaatatattatatttaaacccaGCATCATATTATACATACAGAGTTTTTCTCCGCTTCTTGCACAATTCAAGCACACACCATTATCACAACTTCACAACCTCATCCTACCCTGATTTTCACCATTAATAATCTCTTGTCTAATCTACATCAACCCCATTACTAATTAATTAATGCCCCGGCCAATCTAATCTCCCTATATATTAATGGTTTGTATATTCATCAAATAGTTTACAATTCTTGCAAGTTTATCAGGTTATATTTCACTCTCTGTGTATGTTAAAAGACTCATCGGTTGACTCACCGAGTTCAGTTCGctgaattggaatcaaattgcaTAGTTTGAGCCTTAATTGGAGACACATTTATATACTTTAAACTCCAACACGTTACTTAAAAAAGAGATGTAAAAGTATAGGAATGCCCTGGTCAAAAAACATGATGAGTTGAAGAGCAAATAAgagctttaaaatataaaaatgggaAGATTAAAGCTAGAATGAGAGGCAATTGAGAACTTCAATTTCACGTTAACCATTTTAATGTACATATTAATTTAGccatttatatatttcaaatcatTTATTAGCCAACGACTGAAATAACCCTGCTTGAGCTTGACTTAGAATAACAGTCAAAATAGAAAGAAATCCGTTGATGGGGTGGAAAAAGTAGTGACATTGAAAGTAATGggataaaaagtatatatactcAAACTGAAAGTAATGGGATAAAAAGTTTATATACTCAAACAATAAAGTGCACAGTGTATACCATCAAACCAAGGAATGCAAAGTGAAATTtggtttaaaacaaaaataagctTCAAAACCAAAGATTGGTAGGAAAATCATCTTTATGTCTTCTCTATCCGGGcatgtaaaatcatttcacctcaaagaaaataaaattttgggcTTCTACAACAAAGATTACCAAGGTAGAGCTGCCATGGTGAGGCAATTTTAGGTATGAGAGTTCAAAGATGGGCAAAGATGGGCAACATAAGGTAAAAATGGGCAATAGAACCTCAACCATGGCACATGCTTATTTAAATCAGCTATGAAATTTATGAGTGTTtagaaaaataatgaaaaaaataattagatatataaaacataaagTCTAACCTGAGCATCTGGGTCATTAAGCATTAAATGTTTAAGCAATGCAGGAAAATCGGCATCCACACACGTTGAAGCAGATATATGATACAACTTCAAAACACCTATAGATGCAACCATCCTCACATAACTACTCCCATCTTTTAATCCAGATCCTAGCGGCCCCACCAAATACTCTACTAAATTTGGGACACGAAGTGTACACAAACTCCTTAACGCCAGTCCACGAATCATTGGATCTTCATCCTTACAATCCCTTTGAAGAAAATTAATTGTCAAAAGCGCAAGATCCGGATTGTACTTTGCATAATTCCCAACATACAAATAACACATTTTCTTTAAAACGATATCTGATGTTGCTGAGCACATCACCATTTCACTAAATACCGAAGAGACATCAATCCCGACTGTCATGTAAGATATCACCTTCTTGAAGAGATCCCTCTTCGAGTCATCAGTCCCCGGCGCTCTGCTCCCAGCCAACTGCCTTAGCTGCGCCTTCAAGTCTGAAACTTCCCCTTTCCTATAAAGAGAAAAAACAAACATCATCAGCTTACAATCATGAACCTAGAATAACTAATTTCTGTGTGCTGTTGTGATAACATTCTTAAAAATAACAACAAAAGAGGTTTCTTATGCAATCTTAAAGTTTATCACTTTTACCAATGCTGGCGCCTGGGTTGTAGGCACAGACTAAACTCTCCAAATTGCGAAAAATCGTTTAATGTAAGTGTTATAAGAATGAAACGAGAACAGGGTAATACTGACAGTTCgcagttgaaaaaaaattacacaacTGAATTAAACTTTAATCGAACATGTACATGTTTATGCTATAAACTTATGTTTGATCATTGACTTATCACTTGCTTCTAAGAAATTAATTtctacataattatatatataaacttaaattACATCAGAGTCCCGATCATCCAAATTCCAATAATCCAATCAATTGCCAAAAACTAAACGAACAACCTAGACCAGCCTATCAATTGTCAGAACCTAGCTTTATACCACCTACACCATCTACATTATACTCAATTTTACTTACTTTTACAGTTTCAAAGTGTAATCAAATGCAATTCACTATAACTTACAAAACCCATCAAACAAAACACTCAAATCTGCACTTAATCGTCATATACTTTGTAACTTTATGCAACTAAACAACTAAATCACAAGCTAGAAATACATATAAAGCAATAAATACagaaaaatatacaaattatacataaaaactTATAATTCACAAAACCCATCAAAGAAAAACTCAAATCTCCGCTAAATTGTAATAAAGTTTGAAACTCTATGCAACTAAACAACTAAAACTCAAGCTAGAACTACATATAAAGCAATAAGTAAAGAGAGAATGAGATAcaaattatatgtgtgtgtgtaagtaTATACCCAGAAGGCTGAGAAGGGGAGGCAGATCTCTGAGCTGCAGGTTGAGGAGGCATGATCTTGGGCTTCACAAACTCATAAACTTGAAGAATTTATGAGGGGTTTGGGTTGATTTTAGTGGGGAGTGAACAAAATTGAACGGAGATCTTGATCTTGATTGTATTGAATAATGggtaaagaaaataaataacaacATCTACCTCGTTTTTATCAGAAGTGCAGGTCTTTACTCCGAAATAATTTAAATACGTTGCTAATAATTAATactcttttctttttaaaataatgattttaactttgtatgtattttaaaatttaaattttttgcctaaataaatatattattgtttagaaaaaatattaaatttttttttaaaattaaagagcagaagtaataataataataataacaataataatataataacaatgttattaatttttatatttttatgtttctgTGATTAAATTGTAAGATTTGCAAATCTAATACACTGTTAACATATAATcatctaaataaataatatgtttataa
Protein-coding regions in this window:
- the LOC108204566 gene encoding beta-adaptin-like protein A; this translates as MPPQPAAQRSASPSQPSGKGEVSDLKAQLRQLAGSRAPGTDDSKRDLFKKVISYMTVGIDVSSVFSEMVMCSATSDIVLKKMCYLYVGNYAKYNPDLALLTINFLQRDCKDEDPMIRGLALRSLCTLRVPNLVEYLVGPLGSGLKDGSSYVRMVASIGVLKLYHISASTCVDADFPALLKHLMLNDPDAQVVANCLSSLQEIWSLEANTSEEASREREALLSKPIIYYLLNKIKEFSEWSQCIVLELVSKYVPPDSSEIFDIMNLLEDRLQHANGAVVLATIKLFLQLTLSMTDVHQQVYERIKAPLLTQVSSGSPEQSFAVLSHLHLLVMRAPMLFSTDYKHFYCQYNEPFYVKKLKLEMLTAVANESNTYEIVTELCEYAANVDIPMARESIRAVGKIALQQYDVNAIVDRLLQFLEMEKDHVTAETLVLVKDLLRKYPQWSHDCIAVVGNISSKNIQEPKAKAALIWMLGEYAQDMQDAPYVLESLIENWEDEYSAEVRLHLLTSVMKCFFRRPPETQQALGAALAAGIADFHQDVHDRALFYYRLLQYDVSVAEGVVNPQKQAVSVFADIHSSEIKDRIFDEFNSLSVVYQKPTYMFTDKEYRGPFAFSEELGNLSIGVEAPETIVSSQIVDANDKDLLLSTSEKEDNKGLSNNGSAYNAPAYDGSLSLTAPQVQSDLLSLDAPLPSHPPHSSLAIDDLLGLGMSVASTPPTPPPPVLKLNAKAVLDPNTFQQKWRQLPVSVSQDASISPQGVAALTNPQSLLRHMQGHFIQCIASGGQSPSFKFFFFAQKSEDSTIFLVECIINSSTSKAHLKIKADDESSSQAFSTLFQSALSNYGMH